In a genomic window of Candidatus Binatia bacterium:
- a CDS encoding outer membrane lipoprotein-sorting protein, with product MTKRSLTTIVLGALAWLAAAPSLAANDEAANLVRKAVDALPKQSFKAQLKLTPANAAPRDLTLRHKLVGAARASYLEVTSPEELEGIRFLFLEHPNGEPEQYIKVAAARSPVRVQDQIRKQPFLESDFYVSDLVEPNLDNYEYKFVGEEELLGRKTKLVEMVPKNSANEIYGKTVIAIDPQDLLILKRSFYDLSGKLQKVWTIDAIDKVDGIWTIRDQRMTTVEPGTTSRLETPTIEYGVDLKDTMFTPEYLKR from the coding sequence GTGACGAAGCGTAGCTTGACGACCATCGTTCTCGGCGCCCTGGCGTGGCTCGCCGCGGCGCCTTCGCTCGCCGCCAACGACGAGGCGGCCAACCTGGTGCGAAAGGCCGTCGACGCCCTGCCCAAGCAGTCCTTCAAGGCGCAGCTCAAGCTCACGCCGGCCAACGCGGCGCCGCGTGATCTGACGCTCCGCCACAAGCTCGTCGGCGCCGCGCGTGCGAGCTACCTCGAGGTGACGTCGCCCGAGGAGCTCGAGGGCATCCGCTTTTTGTTCCTCGAGCACCCGAACGGCGAGCCCGAGCAGTACATCAAGGTCGCCGCGGCGCGCAGCCCGGTCCGCGTCCAGGACCAGATCCGCAAGCAGCCGTTCCTCGAGTCGGACTTCTACGTCTCGGACCTCGTCGAGCCGAACCTCGACAACTACGAGTACAAGTTCGTCGGCGAGGAGGAGCTGCTCGGGCGCAAGACGAAGCTCGTCGAGATGGTCCCGAAGAACTCGGCGAACGAGATCTACGGCAAGACGGTGATCGCGATCGACCCGCAGGATCTGCTGATCCTGAAGCGCTCGTTCTACGACCTGAGCGGCAAGCTGCAGAAGGTCTGGACCATCGACGCGATCGACAAGGTCGACGGCATCTGGACGATCCGCGACCAGCGCATGACGACCGTCGAGCCCGGGACGACGTCGCGCCTCGAGACGCCGACGATCGAGTACGGGGTGGACCTCAAGGACACGATGTTCACCCCGGAGTATCTGAAGCGCTAG
- a CDS encoding cellulase family glycosylhydrolase, with protein sequence MHPIPSKERRAARASLRALALALVVSVFSACSDAPSAPRDDALRLPALHAEPDPVRGGRIVDAEGREVLLRGVNVNALAEYWAFGDFPTVFPFGEEDAEQIAAIGWSAVRLLLSWSRVEPEPGRYDEAYLDQVAVAVDLLARRGVYTILDFHQDAWGPTLAARPDEACPPDQQPAFGWDGAPGWATLDGGAPRCTIGGLRESSPAVVAAWDAFWRDDPGPDGVGIRTRYVAMVAHVAARFARDPAVAGYDLMNEPNAFLPDALAALADLYGDALAAIRAAERAAGGFPHLVLFEPSALWSAIGRGAPPDFPHDDDVVYAPHVYTGGFNGGPITREAFEIAREEAATFGGVPVLSGEWGSSPSRAENPDDPYFLVHQELQDEFRFGATLWTWRESCGDPHKAGDFRAGRIPEVWGEFEVDCRSNEIVGVRTALVEQLTRGYVRAAPGRLVSLRWQHATGVLEASGEGAAAGVELLSFYPARHGAPQTTSSGLSAIRTLAAPGGGLYVVARAEGGAWSLRVAPSASDTPG encoded by the coding sequence ATGCACCCGATCCCGTCGAAGGAGCGCCGGGCGGCGCGCGCCTCGTTGCGTGCGCTCGCGCTGGCGCTCGTCGTGAGCGTTTTTTCTGCTTGCAGTGACGCGCCGAGCGCGCCGCGCGACGACGCCCTGCGTCTGCCGGCGCTGCACGCCGAGCCGGATCCCGTTCGCGGCGGTCGCATCGTCGACGCCGAGGGGCGCGAGGTGCTGCTGCGCGGCGTGAACGTCAACGCGCTCGCCGAGTACTGGGCGTTCGGCGACTTCCCGACCGTGTTCCCGTTCGGCGAGGAGGACGCCGAGCAGATCGCCGCGATCGGCTGGAGCGCGGTGCGGCTGCTGCTGTCGTGGTCGCGCGTCGAGCCGGAGCCCGGACGCTACGACGAGGCGTACCTCGACCAGGTCGCGGTCGCCGTCGATCTGCTCGCGCGCCGCGGCGTCTACACGATCCTCGACTTCCACCAGGACGCCTGGGGACCGACGCTCGCCGCGCGCCCCGACGAGGCGTGTCCGCCGGACCAGCAGCCGGCGTTCGGCTGGGACGGCGCGCCCGGCTGGGCGACGCTCGACGGCGGCGCGCCGCGCTGCACGATCGGCGGGCTGCGCGAGTCGAGCCCCGCGGTGGTGGCGGCGTGGGACGCGTTCTGGCGCGACGACCCGGGTCCGGACGGCGTCGGGATCCGCACGCGCTACGTCGCGATGGTGGCGCACGTCGCGGCGCGCTTCGCGCGCGACCCGGCGGTCGCGGGCTACGATCTGATGAACGAGCCGAACGCCTTCCTGCCCGACGCGCTCGCCGCGCTCGCGGATCTCTACGGCGACGCGCTCGCCGCGATCCGCGCCGCGGAGCGAGCGGCGGGCGGCTTTCCGCACCTCGTCCTGTTCGAGCCCTCGGCGCTGTGGTCGGCGATCGGGCGCGGCGCGCCGCCCGACTTTCCGCATGACGACGACGTCGTCTACGCGCCGCACGTCTACACCGGCGGCTTCAACGGCGGTCCGATCACGCGCGAGGCGTTCGAGATCGCGCGCGAGGAGGCGGCGACGTTCGGCGGCGTGCCGGTGCTGTCCGGCGAGTGGGGCTCCTCACCGAGCCGCGCCGAGAACCCCGACGATCCGTACTTCCTCGTCCACCAGGAGCTGCAGGACGAGTTCCGCTTCGGCGCGACGCTGTGGACCTGGCGCGAGTCGTGCGGCGACCCGCACAAGGCGGGCGACTTCCGCGCCGGGCGCATTCCCGAGGTGTGGGGCGAGTTCGAGGTCGACTGCCGGTCGAACGAGATCGTCGGCGTGCGGACGGCGCTCGTCGAGCAGCTGACGCGCGGCTACGTGCGCGCGGCGCCGGGACGCCTCGTCTCGCTGCGCTGGCAGCACGCGACGGGCGTGCTGGAGGCGAGCGGCGAGGGCGCCGCAGCGGGCGTCGAGCTGCTCTCCTTCTACCCGGCGCGCCACGGCGCGCCGCAGACCACGAGCTCGGGCCTGAGCGCGATCCGTACGCTCGCCGCCCCCGGCGGCGGACTCTACGTCGTCGCACGCGCCGAGGGCGGAGCGTGGTCGCTGCGTGTCGCGCCTAGCGCTTCAGATACTCCGGGGTGA
- a CDS encoding SDR family oxidoreductase, whose protein sequence is MGRLDGEIVLVTGSTSGIGKHTAAICAREGARVAVHGRDAARGEAVVDAIRAAGGEATFVAADLADERECARLVEEVAQRLGGLTVLVNNAAAGTGGRTRVGELDTEVWERVLRVNLTSAAWLCRAAIPHMLRAGHGSIINVSSRQAERASAGFAAYVASKGGLNALTRAIAVEYGRQGIRCNALSVGYVVNERRDAGMTPERRAELEAMHLTRLGRPEDVAWAVVYLASRESEFVTGALLPVDGGGTIARGRVLG, encoded by the coding sequence GTGGGGCGCCTCGACGGCGAGATCGTGCTGGTGACCGGGTCGACGTCCGGCATCGGCAAGCACACGGCGGCGATCTGCGCGCGCGAAGGCGCGCGGGTCGCGGTGCACGGTCGTGACGCGGCGCGTGGTGAGGCGGTCGTCGACGCGATCCGCGCGGCGGGCGGCGAGGCGACCTTCGTCGCCGCCGACCTCGCCGACGAGCGGGAGTGCGCGCGGCTCGTCGAGGAGGTCGCCCAGCGCCTCGGCGGGCTCACCGTGCTGGTCAACAACGCCGCCGCCGGCACCGGCGGGCGGACGCGCGTCGGCGAGCTCGACACGGAGGTCTGGGAGCGCGTGCTGCGCGTCAACCTGACCAGCGCCGCCTGGCTCTGTCGGGCCGCGATCCCGCACATGCTGCGCGCCGGGCACGGCTCGATCATCAACGTCTCGTCGCGCCAGGCCGAGCGCGCGAGCGCCGGCTTCGCCGCCTACGTCGCGAGCAAGGGCGGGCTCAACGCGCTGACGCGCGCGATCGCCGTCGAGTACGGACGTCAGGGCATCCGCTGCAACGCGCTGTCGGTCGGCTACGTCGTCAACGAGCGACGCGACGCCGGCATGACGCCCGAGCGCCGCGCCGAGCTCGAGGCGATGCACCTGACGCGCCTCGGACGTCCCGAGGACGTCGCCTGGGCGGTCGTCTACCTCGCGAGCCGCGAGAGCGAGTTCGTCACCGGCGCGCTGCTGCCGGTCGACGGCGGCGGCACCATCGCTCGCGGCCGCGTCCTGGGCTGA
- a CDS encoding TetR/AcrR family transcriptional regulator — protein sequence MQPWTPQQLVRPRKGDRTRERLYQAALDEFRAVGFENASVGQIASRAGTSRAAFYFHFPCKEAVLLDLQWRMEVDIVERTRASATLREFLTALVDALIASEEILASRDLMRDMLSVYIRPPAGLDLSTQPFPLLNEVGRRFALAKERELRVGLDPAQATDIFLTSLFGALVSWSVPLASRRDDLLQLAALFLADAPEASPAS from the coding sequence ATGCAGCCCTGGACGCCGCAGCAGCTCGTCCGCCCGCGCAAGGGCGACCGCACGCGCGAGCGCCTCTACCAGGCGGCGCTCGACGAGTTCCGCGCGGTCGGCTTCGAGAACGCGAGCGTCGGGCAGATCGCGAGCCGCGCCGGCACCTCGCGCGCCGCCTTCTACTTCCACTTCCCCTGCAAGGAAGCGGTGCTGCTCGACCTGCAGTGGCGGATGGAGGTCGACATCGTCGAGCGCACGCGCGCAAGCGCGACGCTGCGCGAGTTCCTCACCGCGCTCGTCGACGCGCTGATCGCCTCCGAGGAGATCCTCGCGTCGCGCGATCTCATGCGCGACATGCTGAGCGTCTACATCCGCCCGCCGGCGGGGCTCGACCTGAGCACGCAGCCGTTTCCGCTGCTCAACGAGGTCGGACGCCGCTTCGCCCTCGCGAAGGAGCGCGAGCTGCGCGTCGGGCTCGACCCGGCGCAGGCGACCGACATCTTCTTGACGAGTCTCTTCGGCGCGCTCGTGTCGTGGTCCGTTCCGCTCGCGAGCCGGCGTGACGACCTGCTGCAGCTCGCCGCCCTCTTCCTCGCCGACGCGCCGGAGGCGTCGCCCGCGAGCTGA